The proteins below are encoded in one region of Brassica napus cultivar Da-Ae chromosome A6, Da-Ae, whole genome shotgun sequence:
- the LOC106346321 gene encoding protein CHROMATIN REMODELING 20 isoform X2: MDGREDTVEGKEEDRMEVEIEKVEAREEEQNDEVMMEENNNQDEQKDDEEMQDTDLRSESSVSNSDEEEGLRSGNDDELDLEKPLSEEEVDELISDLLGVESKAAEAQEALEKESLSKVESEVREELAQTLDGDELDKAVEAEMITFKDEWEATLDELEIESANLLEQLDGAGIELPKLYEMIESQAPNGCYTEAWKKRAHWVGTQVTKETGESLANAESFLLTHRPVRKRHGKLLEEGASGFLEKKFADDAVKECLTGTSELDWPSLNKVFSEKRDEAISFGSKHWASVYLASTPQQAAAMGLEFPGVNEVEEIEEIDESLADPFFADAIENERELALTEEQKKNYIRVKEEDDINIDRELQLRLKRKRRMKRSKQVLRHTAEDRDDDSAYLYGNSIAPDPAKDQVKCPENSTEFQNNEVNKEANGNLSNSDADKMVPVADLNVDTMRDDSQNPASNFRCTACNNVTVEVHSHPLLEVIVCMDCKRLIEDRVAKVDASLERHCEWCGHIADLINCRSCEKLFCASCIKRNIGEEYLSEAQSSGWDCCCCAPIPLRRLTLELEKAMGDKKSMESSSDSSSDSSSDSSSDNNSVDTDADVNVAVSSKKKSKKKIRRIIDDAELGKDTRSKIAIEKKRQERLRSLQFSARYKTISSMGDVKIPEGAEAEVLGDAHSGYIVNVAREIGEEAVRVPRSISAKLKPHQVTGIRFMWENIIQSINSVKSGDKGLGCILAHTMGLGKTFQVIAFLYTAMRCVDLGLKSALIVTPVNVLHNWRSEFTKWMPSEVKPLRIFMLEDVSRERRLDLLRKWRNKGGVFLMGYAAFRNLSLGRGVKDINAAKEFCSALRDGPDILVCDEAHIIKNTRADTTQALKQVKCQRRIALTGSPLQNNLMEYYCMVDFVREGFLGSSPEFRNRFQNPIENGQHMNSTAEDVKIMNQRSHILYEELKGFVQRMDMNVVKKDLPPKTVFVISVKLSPLQRKLYKRFLKLYGFNDGRADERMRKNFFAAYQVLAQILNHPGIPQLRSEDKKQGRRGSIVDIPDDCSSDENLDCNMVAGEKQRNMSDLQDKVDGYLQKDWWVDLLQKNNYKVSEYSGKMILLLDILSMCAHVGDKALVFSQSIPTLDLIELYLSRVARHGKHGKCWKKGKDWYRIDGKTESSERQKLVDKFNEPENKRVKCTLISTRAGSLGINLYAANRVIIVDGSWNPTYDLQAIFRAWRYGQKKPVFAYRLMARGTIEEKIYKRQVNKEGLAARVVDRQQVHRTISKEEMLHLFEFDDDDEKSDAVTEISKRKEAATSSRGCDSDKLMENLLQRHSPDWISSFHEHETLLQENEDERLTKEEKDMAWEVYRKALQWEEVQRTPVNEAPVLQKPSPSPQIQPLRHPRGFNRSRFVNRSCTRIAHELTLISQRRKVGSSTICGECGCVITWEDVLPAPKLSEVN, from the exons ATGGATGGAAGAGAGGATACAGTGGAGGGAAAAGAGGAAGACAGAATGGAGGTGGAGATTGAGAAGGTGGAAGCAAGGGAGGAGGAGCAGAATGATGAAGTTATGATGGAAGAAAACAACAATCAAGATGAGCAGAAAGATGATGAGGAGATGCAAGATACTGATTTGAGATCTGAGAGTTCTGTTTCTAATTCAGATGAAGAGGAAGGGTTGCGTTCGGGGAATGATGATGAGTTGGACCTTGAG AAACCTCTAAGCGAGGAGGAAGTAGACGAGTTGATTTCAGATCTTTTGGGAGTAGAGAGTAAG GCTGCAGAAGCGCAGGAAGCACTTGAAAAGGAGTCTCTTTCTAAAGTAGAAAGTGAAGTTAGGGAGGAATTAGCACAAACACTCGATGGTGATGAG CTGGATAAAGCTGTGGAAGCTGAAATGATTACATTTAAAGACGAATGGGAGGCAACTCTTGATGAGCTTGAAATTGAAAGTGCAAACTTGTTG GAGCAACTTGATGGTGCTGGAATTGAACTTCCAAAATTGTACGAAATGATCGAAAGTCAAGCCCCTAATGGTTGTTACACTGAAGCTTGGAAAAAAAGAGCCCACTGGGTTGGTACTCAGGTGACAAAAGAAACTGGGGAATCATTGGCAAACGCAGAGAGTTTTCTTCTCACCCACCGACCTGTCCGAAA ACGACATGGAAAACTTTTGGAGGAGGGAGCTAGTGGGTTTCTGGAGAAAAAGTTTGCGGACGATGCAGTTAAAGAGTGTCTAACTGGAACATCTGAGCTTGACTGGCCGTCTCTCAACAAGGTTTTTTCGGAAAAAAGAGATGAGGCTATTTCCTTCGGTAGTAAGCACTGGGCTTCTGTTTACTTGGCAAGCACTCCACAACAAGCTGCAGCCATGGGATTAGAATTTCCAGGAGTCAATGAG gtggAGGAAATTGAAGAGATAGATGAAAGTTTGGCAGACCCTTTTTTCGCCGATGCAATAGAAAACGAAAGAGAACTTGCCCTCACtgaagaacaaaagaaaaactatataagg GTCAAAGAAGAGGATGATATAAATATCGATCGTGAACTTCAACTTCGTTTGAAACGGAAGAGGCGCATGAAAAGATCTAAACAG GTTCTCAGGCACACGGCAGAGGATAGGGATGATGATTCCGCGTATTTGTATGGGAATTCGATTGCCCCAGACCCTGCTAAAGATCAAGTAAAATGTCCGGAGAATAGCACTGAGTTTCAAAATAATGAAGTTAACAAAGAGGCAAACGGGAATTTGTCTAATTCAGATGCAGATAAGATGGTCCCCGTCGCAGATCTTAATGTAGATACCATGAGAGATGATTCACAGAATCCAGCAAGCAATTTTAGGTGTACTGCCTGTAATAACGTAACTGTGGAAGTGCACAGTCATCCCCTTTTAGAAGTAATAGTTTGCATGGATTGCAAACGTTTAATTGAAGATAGAGTCGCTAAG GTTGATGCCTCTTTGGAACGTCACTGTGAATGGTGTGGACACATTGCTGACTTAATAAATTGTAGGTCATGCGAAAAACTTTTCTGTGCATCATGTATAAAGAGGAATATTGGTGAAGAATACTTGTCTGAAGCTCAATCCTCTGGTTGGGATTGTTGCTGTTGCGCTCCAATTCCCTTGCGAAGACTGACACTGGAACTGGAGAAAGCCATGGGAGATAAGAAGTCAATGGAGTCTAGCTCTGATTCCAGCTCGGATTCTAGCTCTGATTCCAGCTCCGATAATAATTCTGTTGATACAGATGCTGATGTCAATGTAGCAGTAAG ctcaaagaagaaatcgaaaaagaaaaTCCGGCGGATAATTGATGATGCTGAACTAGGGAAAGATACGAGAAGTAAAATAGCAATTGAGAAG aaacgACAGGAGCGCCTTAGGTCCTTGCAGTTTTCTGCCAGATACAAAACAATTAGCTCTATGGGAGACGTGAAAATTCCAGAAGGTGCGGAAGCTGAGGTTCTTGGTGATGCACACAGTGGTTACATAGTGAATGTGGCTAGGGAGATTGGTGAAGAAGCTGTGAGAGTTCCTCGTAGCATATCTGCCAAACTAAAACCCCATCAG GTTACAGGGATTAGATTTATGTGGGAAAATATTATTCAGTCTATCAACAGTGTGAAGTCTGGTGATAAAGGTCTTGGGTGCATTCTAGCACATACAATGGGCCTGGGGAAAACTTTTCAG GTTATAGCGTTCCTCTACACTGCAATGAGATGTGTTGATTTGGGCCTGAAATCTGCTCTTATTGTGACTCCTGTAAATGTGTTGCACAATTGGCGAAGTGAATTTACGAAGTGGATGCCTTCAGAAGTGAAACCACTTCGCATCTTCATGCTTGAAGACGTTTCGAG ggaGAGGAGATTGGACTTGCTAAGGAAGTGGCGAAATAAGGGCGGAGTCTTCTTGATGGGATATGCCGCTTTTAGAAACCTGTCTCTTGGTAGAGGGGTGAAGGATATAAATGCGGCCAAAGAATTCTGCAGTGCCTTGAGG GATGGACCTGATATACTTGTTTGTGACGAGGCTCACATTATCAAGAACACCAGGGCTGACACAACCCAAGCATTAAAGCAAGTTAAATGCCAGAGAAGAATTGCCTTAACAGGGTCACCCCTTCAAAACAATCTCATGGAATATTATTGC ATGGTTGACTTTGTAAGAGAAGGATTCTTGGGAAGTAGCCCTGAGTTTAGAAATCG CTTCCAAAATCCAATAGAAAACGGACAGCATATGAATTCAACTGCAGAGGACGTGAAAATTATGAACCAGAGATCACACATCCTGTATGAGGAATTGAAAGGATTTGTGCAAAGAATGGATATGAATGTCGTGAAAAAGGATCTGCCACCTAAAACAGTCTTCGTAATATCTGTCAAACTATCGCCCTTGCAGCGGAAGTTGTATAAGAGATTTCTAAAGTTATATGGGTTCAATGATGGAAGAGCAGATGAAAGGATGAGAAAAAACTTTTTTGCTGCTTACCAGGTCTTGGCTCAG ATTTTGAATCATCCAGGGATTCCGCAATTAAGAAGTGAAGATAAGAAACAAGGTCGCCGCGGTAGCATTGTTGATATTCCAGATGACTGTTCAAGTGATGAAAATTTAGACTGCAACATGGTTGCGGGAG AGAAACAGAGGAATATGAGTGATTTGCAAGATAAAGTTGATGGCTACCTCCAGAAG GATTGGTGGGTCGACCtacttcaaaaaaataattataaggtCTCGGAATATAGTGGCAAAATGATTTTGCTCTTGGATATTTTATCCATGTGCGCTCATGTGGGCGACAAGGCGCTCGTGTTTAGCCAGAGTATCCCGACACTGGATCTCATAGAACTTTATCTTTCAAGAGTAGCTCGTCATGGTAAACATGGCAAGTGTTGGAAAAAGGGAAAAGACTGGTATAG AATCGATGGAAAAACCGAAAGCTCAGAACGACAGAAGTTGGTTGATAAGTTCAATGAGCCTGAAAACAAAAGGGTGAAATGCACCCTAATCTCAACTAGAGCGGGGTCTCTTGGGATTAATCTTTATGCTGCTAACCGCGTGATCATCGTTGATGGTTCATGGAATCCAACTTATGATCTTCAAGCTATCTTTCGAGCTTGGAG GTATGGCCAAAAGAAGCCGGTATTTGCGTACAGGTTGATGGCACGTGGGACtattgaagaaaaaatatataaacggCAG GTGAACAAGGAGGGGCTCGCTGCGAGAGTGGTGGATAGACAACAGGTGCACAGGACTATCTCCAAAGAAGAGATGTTACATCTTTTTGAATTTGACGATGACGATGAAAAATCTGACGCCGTCACTGAGATAAGCAAGCGAAAGGAAGCGGCCACTTCATCTCGCGGTTGCGACTCTGACAAATTGATGGAGAACTTACTGCAGAGACATAGCCCCGA CTGGATCTCTAGTTTCCATGAGCACGAGACATTGCTACAAGAAAATGAAGATGAAAGACTGACAAAGGAAGAAAAAGACATGGCCTGGGAAGTTTATAGGAAAGCGCTTCAGTGGGAAGAAGTTCAACGGACACCAGTCAATGAAGCACCTGTGCTACAAAAACCTTCGCCATCACCACAAATACAGCCCTTACGCCACCCGAGGGGGTTCAACAGAAGTCGTTTTGTGAACCGAAGCTGCACTAGAATCGCGCATGAGCTTACACTCATAAGCCAAAGAAGAAAAGTGGGTAGCAGCACAATCTGTGGGGAGTGTGGGTGCGTCATAACGTGGGAAGATGTTTTACCCGCACCCAAACTTTCAGAGGTAAACTAA
- the LOC106346321 gene encoding protein CHROMATIN REMODELING 20 isoform X1, whose protein sequence is MDGREDTVEGKEEDRMEVEIEKVEAREEEQNDEVMMEENNNQDEQKDDEEMQDTDLRSESSVSNSDEEEGLRSGNDDELDLEKPLSEEEVDELISDLLGVESKAAEAQEALEKESLSKVESEVREELAQTLDGDELDKAVEAEMITFKDEWEATLDELEIESANLLEQLDGAGIELPKLYEMIESQAPNGCYTEAWKKRAHWVGTQVTKETGESLANAESFLLTHRPVRKRHGKLLEEGASGFLEKKFADDAVKECLTGTSELDWPSLNKVFSEKRDEAISFGSKHWASVYLASTPQQAAAMGLEFPGVNEVEEIEEIDESLADPFFADAIENERELALTEEQKKNYIRVKEEDDINIDRELQLRLKRKRRMKRSKQVLRHTAEDRDDDSAYLYGNSIAPDPAKDQVKCPENSTEFQNNEVNKEANGNLSNSDADKMVPVADLNVDTMRDDSQNPASNFRCTACNNVTVEVHSHPLLEVIVCMDCKRLIEDRVAKQVDASLERHCEWCGHIADLINCRSCEKLFCASCIKRNIGEEYLSEAQSSGWDCCCCAPIPLRRLTLELEKAMGDKKSMESSSDSSSDSSSDSSSDNNSVDTDADVNVAVSSKKKSKKKIRRIIDDAELGKDTRSKIAIEKKRQERLRSLQFSARYKTISSMGDVKIPEGAEAEVLGDAHSGYIVNVAREIGEEAVRVPRSISAKLKPHQVTGIRFMWENIIQSINSVKSGDKGLGCILAHTMGLGKTFQVIAFLYTAMRCVDLGLKSALIVTPVNVLHNWRSEFTKWMPSEVKPLRIFMLEDVSRERRLDLLRKWRNKGGVFLMGYAAFRNLSLGRGVKDINAAKEFCSALRDGPDILVCDEAHIIKNTRADTTQALKQVKCQRRIALTGSPLQNNLMEYYCMVDFVREGFLGSSPEFRNRFQNPIENGQHMNSTAEDVKIMNQRSHILYEELKGFVQRMDMNVVKKDLPPKTVFVISVKLSPLQRKLYKRFLKLYGFNDGRADERMRKNFFAAYQVLAQILNHPGIPQLRSEDKKQGRRGSIVDIPDDCSSDENLDCNMVAGEKQRNMSDLQDKVDGYLQKDWWVDLLQKNNYKVSEYSGKMILLLDILSMCAHVGDKALVFSQSIPTLDLIELYLSRVARHGKHGKCWKKGKDWYRIDGKTESSERQKLVDKFNEPENKRVKCTLISTRAGSLGINLYAANRVIIVDGSWNPTYDLQAIFRAWRYGQKKPVFAYRLMARGTIEEKIYKRQVNKEGLAARVVDRQQVHRTISKEEMLHLFEFDDDDEKSDAVTEISKRKEAATSSRGCDSDKLMENLLQRHSPDWISSFHEHETLLQENEDERLTKEEKDMAWEVYRKALQWEEVQRTPVNEAPVLQKPSPSPQIQPLRHPRGFNRSRFVNRSCTRIAHELTLISQRRKVGSSTICGECGCVITWEDVLPAPKLSEVN, encoded by the exons ATGGATGGAAGAGAGGATACAGTGGAGGGAAAAGAGGAAGACAGAATGGAGGTGGAGATTGAGAAGGTGGAAGCAAGGGAGGAGGAGCAGAATGATGAAGTTATGATGGAAGAAAACAACAATCAAGATGAGCAGAAAGATGATGAGGAGATGCAAGATACTGATTTGAGATCTGAGAGTTCTGTTTCTAATTCAGATGAAGAGGAAGGGTTGCGTTCGGGGAATGATGATGAGTTGGACCTTGAG AAACCTCTAAGCGAGGAGGAAGTAGACGAGTTGATTTCAGATCTTTTGGGAGTAGAGAGTAAG GCTGCAGAAGCGCAGGAAGCACTTGAAAAGGAGTCTCTTTCTAAAGTAGAAAGTGAAGTTAGGGAGGAATTAGCACAAACACTCGATGGTGATGAG CTGGATAAAGCTGTGGAAGCTGAAATGATTACATTTAAAGACGAATGGGAGGCAACTCTTGATGAGCTTGAAATTGAAAGTGCAAACTTGTTG GAGCAACTTGATGGTGCTGGAATTGAACTTCCAAAATTGTACGAAATGATCGAAAGTCAAGCCCCTAATGGTTGTTACACTGAAGCTTGGAAAAAAAGAGCCCACTGGGTTGGTACTCAGGTGACAAAAGAAACTGGGGAATCATTGGCAAACGCAGAGAGTTTTCTTCTCACCCACCGACCTGTCCGAAA ACGACATGGAAAACTTTTGGAGGAGGGAGCTAGTGGGTTTCTGGAGAAAAAGTTTGCGGACGATGCAGTTAAAGAGTGTCTAACTGGAACATCTGAGCTTGACTGGCCGTCTCTCAACAAGGTTTTTTCGGAAAAAAGAGATGAGGCTATTTCCTTCGGTAGTAAGCACTGGGCTTCTGTTTACTTGGCAAGCACTCCACAACAAGCTGCAGCCATGGGATTAGAATTTCCAGGAGTCAATGAG gtggAGGAAATTGAAGAGATAGATGAAAGTTTGGCAGACCCTTTTTTCGCCGATGCAATAGAAAACGAAAGAGAACTTGCCCTCACtgaagaacaaaagaaaaactatataagg GTCAAAGAAGAGGATGATATAAATATCGATCGTGAACTTCAACTTCGTTTGAAACGGAAGAGGCGCATGAAAAGATCTAAACAG GTTCTCAGGCACACGGCAGAGGATAGGGATGATGATTCCGCGTATTTGTATGGGAATTCGATTGCCCCAGACCCTGCTAAAGATCAAGTAAAATGTCCGGAGAATAGCACTGAGTTTCAAAATAATGAAGTTAACAAAGAGGCAAACGGGAATTTGTCTAATTCAGATGCAGATAAGATGGTCCCCGTCGCAGATCTTAATGTAGATACCATGAGAGATGATTCACAGAATCCAGCAAGCAATTTTAGGTGTACTGCCTGTAATAACGTAACTGTGGAAGTGCACAGTCATCCCCTTTTAGAAGTAATAGTTTGCATGGATTGCAAACGTTTAATTGAAGATAGAGTCGCTAAG CAGGTTGATGCCTCTTTGGAACGTCACTGTGAATGGTGTGGACACATTGCTGACTTAATAAATTGTAGGTCATGCGAAAAACTTTTCTGTGCATCATGTATAAAGAGGAATATTGGTGAAGAATACTTGTCTGAAGCTCAATCCTCTGGTTGGGATTGTTGCTGTTGCGCTCCAATTCCCTTGCGAAGACTGACACTGGAACTGGAGAAAGCCATGGGAGATAAGAAGTCAATGGAGTCTAGCTCTGATTCCAGCTCGGATTCTAGCTCTGATTCCAGCTCCGATAATAATTCTGTTGATACAGATGCTGATGTCAATGTAGCAGTAAG ctcaaagaagaaatcgaaaaagaaaaTCCGGCGGATAATTGATGATGCTGAACTAGGGAAAGATACGAGAAGTAAAATAGCAATTGAGAAG aaacgACAGGAGCGCCTTAGGTCCTTGCAGTTTTCTGCCAGATACAAAACAATTAGCTCTATGGGAGACGTGAAAATTCCAGAAGGTGCGGAAGCTGAGGTTCTTGGTGATGCACACAGTGGTTACATAGTGAATGTGGCTAGGGAGATTGGTGAAGAAGCTGTGAGAGTTCCTCGTAGCATATCTGCCAAACTAAAACCCCATCAG GTTACAGGGATTAGATTTATGTGGGAAAATATTATTCAGTCTATCAACAGTGTGAAGTCTGGTGATAAAGGTCTTGGGTGCATTCTAGCACATACAATGGGCCTGGGGAAAACTTTTCAG GTTATAGCGTTCCTCTACACTGCAATGAGATGTGTTGATTTGGGCCTGAAATCTGCTCTTATTGTGACTCCTGTAAATGTGTTGCACAATTGGCGAAGTGAATTTACGAAGTGGATGCCTTCAGAAGTGAAACCACTTCGCATCTTCATGCTTGAAGACGTTTCGAG ggaGAGGAGATTGGACTTGCTAAGGAAGTGGCGAAATAAGGGCGGAGTCTTCTTGATGGGATATGCCGCTTTTAGAAACCTGTCTCTTGGTAGAGGGGTGAAGGATATAAATGCGGCCAAAGAATTCTGCAGTGCCTTGAGG GATGGACCTGATATACTTGTTTGTGACGAGGCTCACATTATCAAGAACACCAGGGCTGACACAACCCAAGCATTAAAGCAAGTTAAATGCCAGAGAAGAATTGCCTTAACAGGGTCACCCCTTCAAAACAATCTCATGGAATATTATTGC ATGGTTGACTTTGTAAGAGAAGGATTCTTGGGAAGTAGCCCTGAGTTTAGAAATCG CTTCCAAAATCCAATAGAAAACGGACAGCATATGAATTCAACTGCAGAGGACGTGAAAATTATGAACCAGAGATCACACATCCTGTATGAGGAATTGAAAGGATTTGTGCAAAGAATGGATATGAATGTCGTGAAAAAGGATCTGCCACCTAAAACAGTCTTCGTAATATCTGTCAAACTATCGCCCTTGCAGCGGAAGTTGTATAAGAGATTTCTAAAGTTATATGGGTTCAATGATGGAAGAGCAGATGAAAGGATGAGAAAAAACTTTTTTGCTGCTTACCAGGTCTTGGCTCAG ATTTTGAATCATCCAGGGATTCCGCAATTAAGAAGTGAAGATAAGAAACAAGGTCGCCGCGGTAGCATTGTTGATATTCCAGATGACTGTTCAAGTGATGAAAATTTAGACTGCAACATGGTTGCGGGAG AGAAACAGAGGAATATGAGTGATTTGCAAGATAAAGTTGATGGCTACCTCCAGAAG GATTGGTGGGTCGACCtacttcaaaaaaataattataaggtCTCGGAATATAGTGGCAAAATGATTTTGCTCTTGGATATTTTATCCATGTGCGCTCATGTGGGCGACAAGGCGCTCGTGTTTAGCCAGAGTATCCCGACACTGGATCTCATAGAACTTTATCTTTCAAGAGTAGCTCGTCATGGTAAACATGGCAAGTGTTGGAAAAAGGGAAAAGACTGGTATAG AATCGATGGAAAAACCGAAAGCTCAGAACGACAGAAGTTGGTTGATAAGTTCAATGAGCCTGAAAACAAAAGGGTGAAATGCACCCTAATCTCAACTAGAGCGGGGTCTCTTGGGATTAATCTTTATGCTGCTAACCGCGTGATCATCGTTGATGGTTCATGGAATCCAACTTATGATCTTCAAGCTATCTTTCGAGCTTGGAG GTATGGCCAAAAGAAGCCGGTATTTGCGTACAGGTTGATGGCACGTGGGACtattgaagaaaaaatatataaacggCAG GTGAACAAGGAGGGGCTCGCTGCGAGAGTGGTGGATAGACAACAGGTGCACAGGACTATCTCCAAAGAAGAGATGTTACATCTTTTTGAATTTGACGATGACGATGAAAAATCTGACGCCGTCACTGAGATAAGCAAGCGAAAGGAAGCGGCCACTTCATCTCGCGGTTGCGACTCTGACAAATTGATGGAGAACTTACTGCAGAGACATAGCCCCGA CTGGATCTCTAGTTTCCATGAGCACGAGACATTGCTACAAGAAAATGAAGATGAAAGACTGACAAAGGAAGAAAAAGACATGGCCTGGGAAGTTTATAGGAAAGCGCTTCAGTGGGAAGAAGTTCAACGGACACCAGTCAATGAAGCACCTGTGCTACAAAAACCTTCGCCATCACCACAAATACAGCCCTTACGCCACCCGAGGGGGTTCAACAGAAGTCGTTTTGTGAACCGAAGCTGCACTAGAATCGCGCATGAGCTTACACTCATAAGCCAAAGAAGAAAAGTGGGTAGCAGCACAATCTGTGGGGAGTGTGGGTGCGTCATAACGTGGGAAGATGTTTTACCCGCACCCAAACTTTCAGAGGTAAACTAA